The following proteins are co-located in the Saccharomyces kudriavzevii IFO 1802 strain IFO1802 genome assembly, chromosome: 6 genome:
- the ALR2 gene encoding putative Mg(2+) transporter ALR2 (similar to Saccharomyces cerevisiae ALR2 (YFL050C)), translating into MSSLSSSSASSSDLSRSNSVNNSMVSMNTEDHAGLYYHRQHPDPVPVHQETSVFPEEKTAKDLKCLVSRKQKKATRCSKRVKVENVPTRKRMDFEDADETFRHHQLGVSAILTSNARPSRLAHSMPHQRQLYVENNTSSKDVEPERDHNILPSTICSSTKHKLSVSSSVSPATKVRRPSQVNAILEMPRNSDIITPSKQTGPRRLTCSTTSTHSSINPAALLTQSVSRKSDAEDDAQQLNAVRMNTRTSLDSDVSQGSRDSQETEEDVCFPMAPPLHTRVNGIDFDELEEYAQFANAEKSQFLANVQGPSEQKYSNVPQDIGFTSSTSTSSSSAALKYTPRISQNPEKSDGTNETDIIEEEEEEEGHDDVRHGLCPGVSFGTNKIEGGDDGNIPNCDPSCSSYQNTDFQIPNRFSFFRSESDETVHASDIPSLVSEGQTFYELFMEGEPTWWLDCTCPTDDEMRCIAKAFGIHPLTAEDIRMQETREKVELFESYYFVCFHTFENDKESEDFLEPINVYIVVCRSGVLTFHFGPISHCANVRRRVRQLRDYVNVNSDWLCYALIDDITDSFAPVIQSIEYEADSIEDCVFMARDMDFAAMLQRIGESRRKTMTLMRLLSGKADVIKMFAKRCQDETHGIGPALTSQINIANLQSRQDCVNRTGNYGHETLLNHSAPATSQPRGGIALYLGDIQDHLLTMCQNLLAYERIFSRSYTNYLAQLQVESFNSNNKVTEMLGKVTMIGTMLVPLNVITGLFGMNVTVPGKNASIAWWFGILGVLIFLAILSWFLASYWIKNIDAPTTLNEAAESGAKSFISSFLPKRNRRFNDRSKSENIRVGPSNRSVASLPSRYSRYK; encoded by the coding sequence ATGTCGTCCTTATCCAGTTCATCTGCGTCATCTTCTGATCTGTCAAGGTCAAATTCGGTTAACAACTCAATGGTCTCCATGAACACAGAGGATCATGCAGGATTGTACTACCATAGGCAACATCCCGATCCAGTACCAGTCCATCAGGAAACTTCTGTGTTTCCTGAGGAGAAAACGGCTAAAGACCTCAAGTGCTTGGTTTCcagaaagcaaaaaaaggcTACCAGGTGCAGTAAGCGTGTCAAAGTGGAAAATGTGCCCACTAGAAAGCGCAtggattttgaagatgcaGATGAAACATTTAGACATCATCAATTGGGAGTATCCGCGATTTTAACTTCTAATGCGAGACCGTCTAGGCTAGCACATTCGATGCCACACCAAAGACAGCTGTATGTAGAGAACAATACTTCATCAAAGGATGTGGAACCAGAGAGAGACCATAATATATTGCCATCTACTATTTGTTCAAGCACCAAACACAAGTTGAGTGTATCTTCGTCGGTAAGTCCCGCTACAAAAGTTCGTAGACCCTCACAAGTCAATGCGATCCTTGAAATGCCACGTAATTCGGATATTATTACACCTTCCAAGCAGACCGGGCCCAGGAGGTTAACGTGCTCGACAACATCCACGCATTCATCAATTAATCCCGCAGCTCTGCTGACGCAAAGTGTATCCCGAAAGTCAGATGCAGAAGATGATGCACAGCAATTGAATGCAGTGCGTATGAACACTAGAACATCTTTGGATAGCGATGTGTCACAGGGGTCCCGAGATTCGCAGGAAACGGAAGAAGATGTCTGCTTCCCAATGGCTCCCCCGCTGCATACACGAGTTAATGGTATAGATTTTGATGAACTAGAAGAATATGCCCAGTTTGCAAATGCGGAAAAGAGTCAGTTTTTAGCAAACGTTCAAGGACCCAGCGAACAAAAATACAGCAACGTTCCTCAAGATATCGGATTTACTAGCTCCACTTCTACTTCCAGCTCTTCAGCGGCTTTGAAATATACACCCAGAATTTCGCAGAACCCTGAAAAGAGCGACGGCACTAATGAGACAGACATAAttgaggaggaggaggaggaggagggGCATGACGATGTTAGGCATGGTTTGTGTCCTGGCGTATCATTTGGTACAAATAAGATTGAGGGGGGAGATGATGGCAATATCCCAAACTGCGATCCGTCATGTTCCTCATATCAGAATACAGATTTCCAAATACCCAATAGATTTTCGTTTTTCCGTTCAGAATCCGATGAAACTGTACATGCTAGCGACATTCCTTCACTCGTCTCAGAGGGTCAGACATTTTATGAATTATTTATGGAAGGAGAACCAACGTGGTGGTTAGATTGCACTTGTCCAACCGATGACGAAATGCGTTGCATCGCAAAGGCGTTCGGTATCCATCCATTGACGGCAGAAGATATTAGAATGCAGGAGACTCGTGAAAAAGTGGAACTTTTCGAATCATATTactttgtttgttttcatacttttgaaaatgataaagaatCAGAGGATTTCTTGGAGCCCATTAACGTTTACATTGTTGTTTGCAGGTCAGGTGTTTTAACGTTTCATTTTGGACCAATATCCCACTGTGCCAATGTAAGAAGACGTGTAAGACAATTACGTGATTACGTCAATGTTAATTCAGACTGGTTATGTTATGCCTTGATCGATGATATCACAGATAGCTTTGCTCCAGTTATCCAATCCATTGAATATGAAGCAGACTCCATTGAAGATTGCGTGTTCATGGCCCGGGATATGGACTTTGCTGCCATGTTACAAAGAATCGGTGAAAGTAGACGTAAGACAATGACTTTGATGAGACTTTTGAGCGGGAAGGCAGATGTTATAAAAATGTTCGCCAAAAGATGCCAGGATGAAACTCACGGTATTGGACCAGCGTTAACATCACAGATCAACATTGCCAACTTACAATCAAGACAAGATTGTGTTAATCGCACCGGCAATTATGGGCATGAAACTTTATTAAATCACTCCGCACCTGCAACATCACAACCAAGGGGGGGCATTGCTTTATATCTAGGCGATATTCAAGATCATTTACTGACAATGTGCCAAAATTTACTGGCGTACgaaagaattttttctagatCCTATACAAACTACTTAGCTCAATTGCAAGTGGAATCGTTCAACTCGAATAATAAAGTTACAGAAATGCTTGGTAAAGTCACTATGATAGGTACAATGTTAGTCCCATTGAACGTCATCACTGGCCTGTTCGGTATGAATGTCACAGTTCCAGGGAAGAACGCTAGCATTGCGTGGTGGTTTGGGATACTGGGCGTTCTAATTTTCTTGGCCATTTTAAGTTGGTTCTTGGCAAGTTATTGGATTAAAAATATAGATGCTCCAACGACACTTAACGAAGCTGCGGAGAGTGGTGCTAAATCTTTCATATCTAGTTTTTTGCccaaaagaaatagaagattCAATGATCGttcaaaaagtgaaaataTAAGAGTCGGCCCTTCAAATAGGTCAGTTGCAAGTCTTCCTAGTAGGTACAGTCGTTATAAATAG
- the SWP82 gene encoding Swp82p (similar to Saccharomyces cerevisiae SWP82 (YFL049W); ancestral locus Anc_8.1): MVGEDAGNAAHEEVGAVFIVPKLLIKEHKRVVLKQILQILDQEELVQPPLDAFPYRKLELPRYTDESKTRDATDTSYKMLQMDAYGEKKIGLNGELFGDRHYLFNTFTFTTHRNVLLVLLQDVIKVLYQDDAKQDESEFIGQHDQFLIMETTGEQTNFLIESGVVSKGSIGPFKYITAKSAFVEFGASVVVGGQRIVDDYWETLAKKQNLSSHQRVFRLTTDLILKLSLLRPSFRGSKKRSVDQTYADTSATSSGTISSSKFESPYPVVTEQPSAEVREAYIENFAKGEHISAIVPGQSISGTLELSAQFRVPRYHSKNSFQQAIQMKAMDIPIGKHEELLAQYESQSPVGSSLTSLPNNIPSVNPSNKPIKRMLSSILDINVSSSKNKKSEENEMIKPMNKGLLKNNTSLNINGWKFESLPLRSPDQPGKQQYYRGLPLYEKTTLLERLKQLTPNEIKELEHLHDAVFVNTGLQNVRKVRTKKWKKYWQYKAGIPIGLKPFQLDEFENQYLKDVLAQTSVTTTFNEITNTDETITTKRIPNANFLGNCNIRDFKPPYIYPRLNKLPPNTPENKAAIKPEPDAKNKNSNLMTTAIATKSGTFTNFSSGIATDK; encoded by the coding sequence ATGGTTGGTGAAGATGCTGGGAATGCTGCTCACGAAGAAGTTGGAGCTGTATTCATTGTACCCAAACTGCTCATCAAAGAGCATAAACGAGTTGTGCTCAAACAGATTCTACAGATTTTGGATCAAGAGGAATTAGTACAACCCCCACTAGATGCATTCCCTTACAGAAAACTGGAATTGCCAAGGTATACGGATGAGTCAAAGACCAGAGATGCTACGGATACTTCTTATAAAATGCTACAGATGGATGCATATggtgagaaaaaaataggaTTGAACGGTGAACTATTCGGCGACAGACATTATTTGTTTAATACATTCACGTTTACCACTCATAGGAACGTACTTTTGGTGCTTTTGCAGGACGTTATCAAGGTGCTGTATCAGGATGATGCAAAACAAGACGAAAGCGAGTTTATTGGTCAGCATGATCAATTCTTGATAATGGAGACTACAGGGGAGCAAACGAATTTTTTAATCGAAAGTGGCGTCGTTTCCAAAGGGTCGATTGGACCTTTCAAGTATATAACCGCCAAGTCCGCGTTCGTTGAGTTTGGTGCTTCTGTAGTCGTAGGCGGCCAGCGTATCGTTGATGATTACTGGGAAACCTTGGctaaaaagcaaaatttaTCTTCACACCAAAGGGTCTTCAGATTAACAACGGATCTAATCCTAAAATTATCACTCTTACGGCCTTCTTTCCGCGGTAGTAAGAAGAGGAGTGTTGACCAGACTTACGCGGACACTAGTGCTACAAGCTCAGGTACAATTTCAAGCTCCAAATTTGAATCACCGTACCCAGTAGTCACAGAACAACCTTCAGCAGAGGTTAGAGAGGCATATATCGAGAACTTTGCTAAAGGTGAGCATATTTCTGCGATTGTTCCTGGACAAAGCATTAGTGGGACACTGGAACTGAGTGCCCAATTTAGAGTGCCGCGTTATCACAgtaaaaattcatttcaaCAAGCCATACAAATGAAGGCAATGGATATACCAATCGGGAAGCATGAAGAACTATTAGCTCAGTATGAAAGCCAATCTCCTGTTGGTTCCTCCCTAACTTCGCTACCGAATAATATTCCGTCTGTTAATCCTAGTAATAAACCCATCAAGCGAATGTTAAGCAGCATTCTCGATATCAACGTCTCgtcatcaaaaaataagaaatcTGAGGAGAACGAAATGATAAAACCTATGAACAAGGGCTTACTCAAAAACAACACCTCTTTGAATATAAACGGCTGGAAATTCGAGTCCTTGCCTTTAAGGTCCCCGGACCAGCCAGGTAAGCAGCAGTATTATAGAGGATTGCCGTTATATGAGAAAACTACGTTGCTAGAAAGGTTGAAACAACTGACGCCGAacgaaattaaagaattaGAGCATTTACACGACGCCGTTTTTGTTAACACTGGCCTACAAAACGTCAGAAAAGTTAggacaaaaaaatggaaaaaatacTGGCAGTACAAGGCAGGTATACCGATCGGTTTGAAACCCTTCCAATTGGATGAATTCGAGAAccaatatttgaaagatgtGTTGGCCCAGACAAGTGTCACTACAACTTTCAATGAGATAACAAACACAGATgaaacaataacaacaaaGAGGATACCGAACGCAAATTTCTTGGGGAACTGCAATATCAGAGATTTCAAGCCTCCATACATTTATCCCCGTCTGAACAAGTTGCCACCAAATACTCCTGAAAACAAGGCCGCCATTAAGCCAGAGCCTGATGcgaagaataaaaattcCAATTTGATGACGACGGCCATCGCGACGAAATCGGGAACTTTTACCAATTTCAGTAGCGGAATAGCTACGGATAAGTAG
- the EMP47 gene encoding Emp47p (similar to Saccharomyces cerevisiae EMP47 (YFL048C) and EMP46 (YLR080W); ancestral locus Anc_8.2), with amino-acid sequence MIMALRSTVLLTLFTILAAWTGLLEAHPLGDTSDASKLNSDYSLSDLVNLRKVPSNWQTGEQASLEEGRIVLTSRQNSKGSLWLKQGFNLKDSFTMEWTFRSVGYSGKTDGGISFWFVQDSSIPRDKQLYNGPAKYDGLQLLVDNNGPLGPTLRGQLNDGQKPVEKVNIYEESFASCLMGYQDSSVPSTIRVTYDMDDNNLLKVQVDNKICFQTRKIHFPTGTYRIGVSAENGAVDNNAESFEVFKMQLFNGVIEDSLIPNVNAMGQPKMITKYVDKETGKEQLIEKTAFDAEKDKISNYELYKKLDRVEGKILANDINALGAKLDGIIKVQQELLSFVKTSTVPRSTKEAADNEKGTSSDNAIAQDREKFKDFLSLNAKLDKMLVDQEKYREAAKIHGQDGPQVDEIARKLMIWLLPLIFIMLIMAYYTFRIRQEIIKTKLL; translated from the coding sequence ATGATAATGGCTCTTAGAAGCACGGTGCTGCTGACCCTTTTCACCATTCTTGCGGCATGGACAGGATTGTTAGAGGCTCATCCTTTGGGAGACACTTCAGATGCATCCAAGTTGAACTCGGATTATTCCCTTTCTGATCTGGTCAACTTGCGTAAGGTACCTAGTAATTGGCAAACTGGCGAGCAGGCTTCCCTGGAAGAAGGCAGAATTGTGCTGACCTCCCGTCAAAATTCCAAGGGTTCCCTTTGGTTGAAGCAAGGGTTTAATCTGAAAGATTCTTTCACCATGGAGTGGACTTTCAGAAGCGTCGGCTACTCCGGTAAGACTGATGGCGGTATATCGTTTTGGTTCGTTCAAGATTCTAGCATACCACGTGATAAGCAACTGTACAATGGTCCAGCTAAATACGATGGTTTACAGTTATTGGTTGATAATAATGGTCCATTGGGCCCAACCCTTCGTGGTCAACTAAATGATGGTCAAAAGCCCGTAGAAAAAGTGAATATTTATGAAGAAAGTTTTGCCTCTTGTTTGATGGGCTATCAGGACTCCTCTGTTCCTTCTACGATTAGAGTGACTTATGATATGGATGACAACAACCTATTGAAAGTGCAAGTGGACAATAAAATCTGTTTCCAAACCAGGAAGATTCACTTCCCCACTGGAACATACCGTATTGGTGTCAGCGCTGAAAATGGTGCAGTGGACAACAATGCAGAATCATTTGAGGTATTTAAGATGCAGTTGTTCAACGGCGTCATTGAAGATTCTTTGATTCCCAACGTCAATGCAATGGGCCAACCAAAAATGATCACAAAATATGTCGATAAAGAGACTGGAAAAGAACAGTTGATCGAAAAGACAGCATTTGACGCCGAGAAAgacaaaatttcaaactACGAATTGTATAAAAAATTGGACAGAGTAGAGGGCAAAATTTTGGCCAACGATATCAACGCCTTAGGGGCAAAGTTGGATGGCATCATAAAAGTCCAACAAGAACTGCTATCGTTTGTGAAAACCTCAACCGTACCACGTTCCACTAAGGAGGCCGCTGACAACGAAAAAGGTACTTCCTCTGATAATGCAATCGCTCAAgatagagaaaaatttaaagaTTTCTTATCGCTCAACGCAAAATTAGATAAAATGCTGGTagaccaagaaaaatatagGGAAGCTGCAAAAATTCACGGCCAAGACGGTCCCCAGGTCGACGAAATCGCTAGaaaattgatgatttgGTTGCTGCCATTGATTTTCATCATGTTAATTATGGCCTACTATACATTTAGAATTAGACAAGAGATTATTAAGACCAAACTACTATGA
- the RGD2 gene encoding GTPase-activating protein RGD2 (similar to Saccharomyces cerevisiae RGD2 (YFL047W); ancestral locus Anc_8.4), whose translation MLSFCDYFWSEDLVSGLEVLFDTLYHGCEQCDLFIQLFASRMQFEVSHGRQLFGIEAGMDNLKVVQEDEQEGVTVSRALRGILQEMSQEGTHHLTIASNIESLVLQPFSKWCVEHRERIQYSEKTLLTNVNNFRKSKKYVSKLEKEYFNKCRQLEEFKRSNFNEDELTNAMKSLEVQNKYEEDVAREKDHRFFSKIAGIDFDYKTMKETLHLLLTKLPKSDYKLPLISYSLSNTNNGGQITKFLLDHMSLKDTDQAETFGQDLLNLGFLKYCNGVGNNFVNSKKFQYQWKNTAYMFANVPMPGSEDLVAGESLISRFNNWDGSSAKEAIQAKIGNDHGAAKMQAPHISDSEKTLFRMMDALTASDKKYYQECFKMDALRCSVEELLIDHLSFMEKCESDRLNAIKKATLDFCSTLGNKISSLKLCIDKMLILENDIDPTADLLQLLAKYKTGSFKPQAIVYNNYYNPGSFQNFGVDLETRCRLDKKIVPLIISSIFSYMDKIYPDLPNDKVRTSIWTDSVKLSLTHQLRNLLNKQQFHNEGEIFDILTKSKLEPSTIASVVKIYLLELPDPLIPNDVSDILRVLYLDYPPLIDAVGENSTLPSEDQQNGGSEEDFDTKRIRGLYTTLSSLSKPHIATLDTITTHFYRLIKILKMGQDGKEVADEFTVSISQEFANCIIQSKITDDNEVGFKIFYDLLTHKKQIFHELKRQNSKN comes from the coding sequence ATGCTATCATTCTGTGATTATTTTTGGTCTGAGGACCTTGTCTCCGGTCTAGAGGTGCTTTTCGACACGCTATACCATGGCTGTGAGCAATGCGACTTATTCATTCAGTTATTTGCGTCAAGAATGCAGTTTGAAGTCAGTCATGGGAGGCAGTTGTTTGGTATAGAAGCTGGTATGGACAACCTGAAGGTAGTGCAGGAGGACGAGCAGGAAGGTGTGACCGTCTCAAGGGCTCTGAGAGGAATTTTACAAGAAATGTCTCAGGAAGGGACGCATCATTTGACAATAGCGTCGAACATAGAAAGTTTGGTGTTGCAGCCGTTCAGCAAATGGTGTGTTGAACATAGAGAAAGGATTCAGTACTCTGAGAAGACTTTATTGACGAATGTAAATAATTTCAGGAAGTCTAAGAAGTACGTAAGTAAGCTGGAAAAGGaatatttcaataaatGCAGACAGTTagaagaattcaaaaggAGCAACTTCAATGAGGACGAACTCACTAATGCAATGAAGTCACTAGAAGTACAAAATAAGTATGAGGAAGACGTGGCCAGGGAAAAAGATCATCGATTTTTCAGCAAAATAGCAGGAATAGACTTCGATTACAAGACAATGAAGGAGACCCTCCATCTACTATTGACCAAGCTGCCCAAGTCGGACTATAAGCTGCCTCTTATAAGTTATTCCCTAAGCAACACCAATAATGGAGGCCAAATAACCAAATTTCTGCTGGATCACATGTCATTGAAGGATACCGACCAAGCTGAAACATTCGGTCAAGATTTGTTGAATCTGGGGTTTCTGAAATATTGCAATGGTGTTGGTAATAATTTTGTCAATTCTAAGAAATTCCAGTATCAATGGAAAAACACGGCGTATATGTTTGCAAATGTACCAATGCCCGGTTCGGAGGACCTCGTTGCCGGTGAATCGCTAATATCTCGGTTCAACAACTGGGATGGCTCGTCAGCAAAGGAAGCAATTCAAGCCAAGATTGGTAATGACCATGGGGCCGCAAAAATGCAGGCACCTCATATCTCGGATAGTGAAAAGACTCTTTTTAGAATGATGGACGCACTTACAGCGTCTGATAAGAAGTATTATCAGGAATGTTTCAAGATGGATGCCTTAAGATGCTCTGTAGAGGAGCTACTGATCGATCACTTGTCTTTCATGGAAAAGTGTGAATCTGATAGATTGAATGCGATCAAGAAAGCCACATTGGATTTTTGCTCTACTTTAGGCAACAAGATTTCTTCACTGAAACTATGCATTGATAAAATGCtcattttggaaaatgataTCGACCCTACGGCAGACCTTTTACAACTTTTGGCCAAGTATAAGACGGGCAGCTTTAAGCCTCAAGCGATTGTTTATAATAATTACTACAACCCTGGctcatttcaaaactttggTGTTGATTTAGAGACCCGCTGTAGActagataaaaaaattgtccCCTTAATAATCTCTTCGATTTTTTCGTATATGGACAAGATATACCCAGACTTGCCTAATGACAAAGTCAGAACATCGATTTGGACTGATTCCGTGAAACTGAGTCTAACACATCAACTGCGAAATCTACTAAACAAGCAGCAATTCCACAATGAAGGCGAAATCTTTGATATACTGACTAAATCGAAGTTGGAACCAAGCACCATTGCAAGCGTTGTGAAGATTTATTTATTAGAATTGCCAGATCCACTGATTCCTAATGACGTGTCAGATATTCTTCGGGTGCTTTACCTTGATTATCCCCCGCTAATTGATGCTGTAGGGGAGAATTCCACCTTACCTTCCGAGGATCAACAAAACGGAGGAAGCGAAGAAGACTTTGATACCAAGAGAATAAGAGGTCTTTATACCACATTGTCTTCACTAAGCAAACCTCATATAGCCACACTGGATACCATAACTACTCACTTTTACAGACTAATtaagattttgaagatgggCCAAGATGGCAAAGAAGTAGCAGACGAGTTCACCGTCTCCATTTCACAGGAGTTTGCCAATTGCATTATTCAATCAAAGATCACGGATGATAATGAAGTTGGTTTCAAGATCTTCTACGACCTGCTGACACacaagaaacaaatttttcacgAATTGAAGAgacaaaattcaaaaaactaG
- the FMP32 gene encoding Fmp32p (similar to Saccharomyces cerevisiae FMP32 (YFL046W); ancestral locus Anc_8.8), with amino-acid sequence MFKRIIRLPAKRHFQKTPFRLSSDFETVHIPDTNHFKDLLIKNGKFQEDQATTVVKIMTEAIRGGVKHVSQDLAKREKLTQLSYQQRVDFAKLRDQLLSADRSEFHNIQNEYESVKNDLEKLRNKLREEITKTNAGFKLDLSLEKGRIREESSHHDLQIKEIDTKIEQEVTNMKMQIDSVKTQVMQWLIGVCTGTFALVLAYMRLLT; translated from the coding sequence ATGTTTAAACGTATCATTAGATTGCCCGCAAAACGTCACTTCCAGAAAACTCCCTTTCGTTTAAGTAGCGACTTCGAAACCGTTCATATTCCTGATACAAACCACTTCAAAGACTTGCTGATTAAAAATGGTAAATTTCAAGAGGATCAAGCTACAACAGTAGtgaaaataatgacagAAGCTATCAGAGGAGGGGTGAAGCATGTTTCACAGGATTTGGCAAAGAGGGAAAAATTAACACAACTCAGTTACCAACAGCGTGTTGATTTTGCCAAATTAAGAGATCAGCTGTTAAGTGCTGATAGAAGTGAGTTTCATAATATTCAGAACGAATATGAGAGtgtgaaaaatgatttggaGAAATTGAGAAACAAATTAAGAGAAGAAATCACAAAGACCAACGCAGGGTTCAAACTGGATCTGTCATTGGAGAAAGGTAGAATTAGGGAAGAAAGCAGTCATCATGATTtgcaaataaaagaaatcgACACCAAAATCGAGCAAGAAGTGACCAATATGAAGATGCAAATTGATTCTGTAAAGACGCAGGTCATGCAATGGTTGATAGGAGTCTGTACAGGTACGTTTGCACTTGTATTAGCATACATGAGATTGTTGACATAG
- the SEC53 gene encoding phosphomannomutase SEC53 (similar to Saccharomyces cerevisiae SEC53 (YFL045C); ancestral locus Anc_8.9) produces MSTSEFAYKEKPETLVLFDVDGTLTPARLTISEEVRSTLAKLRNKCCIGFVGGSDLSKQLEQLGPNVLDEFDYSFSENGLTAYRLGKELASQSFINWLGEEKYNKLAVFILRYLSEIDLPKRRGTFLEFRNGMINVSPIGRNASTEERNEFERYDKEHQIRAKFVEALRKEFPDYGLTFSIGGQISFDVFPAGWDKTYCLQHVEKDGFNEIHFFGDKTMVGGNDYEIFADERTIGHSVQSPNDTVRILTELFDL; encoded by the coding sequence ATGAGTACCTCTGAATTCGCTTACAAGGAAAAGCCGGAAACCCTGGTTTTATTTGATGTTGATGGCACTTTAACCCCAGCAAGATTGACCATTTCCGAAGAAGTCAGAAGCACTTTGGCCAAATTGAGAAACAAGTGTTGTATCGGTTTTGTCGGTGGCTCTGATTTGAGCAAACAATTAGAACAGTTAGGTCCAAACGTCTTGGACGAGTTTGACTATTCTTTTTCCGAAAATGGTCTTACCGCCTACAGATTAGGTAAGGAACTAGCTTCCCAATCTTTCATTAACTGGCTcggtgaagaaaaatacaataaaTTGGccgttttcattttgagGTATCTATCTGAAATTGATTTGCCAAAGAGAAGAGGCACTTTCTTGGAATTCAGAAACGGTATGATCAACGTTTCCCCAATCGGTAGAAACGCCTCCACCGAAGAGAGAAACGAATTCGAAAGGTACGACAAAGAACATCAAATCAGAGCTAAGTTCGTTGAAGCTTTGAGGAAAGAATTCCCCGACTACGGTTTGACGTTTTCCATTGGTGGTCAGATCTCCTTCGACGTCTTCCCAGCTGGTTGGGACAAAACCTACTGTTTGCAACACGTTGAAAAAGACGGTTTCAACGAAATTCATTTCTTTGGTGACAAGACTATGGTCGGTGGTAACGATTACGAAATCTTTGCTGACGAAAGAACTATCGGACATTCAGTTCAATCTCCAAATGACACTGTCAGAATCTTGACTGAACTCTTCGACCTATAA
- the OTU1 gene encoding ubiquitin-specific protease OTU1 (similar to Saccharomyces cerevisiae OTU1 (YFL044C); ancestral locus Anc_8.12), with amino-acid sequence MKLRVVGPGINQVVTLKQDATVNDLIEYVGIDVKTLRFGYPPQRISLQEDDVALRQTQLDELGINSGEKITLELSQSSESFSMPPPQPKPRRVLKSTEMSIGGNGEDVLSVHPVPDDNSCLFHAIAYNIFKQDDVRALREMVSKEILKNPNKFNDAILDKANKEYAQWILKMESWGGAIEIGIISDALAVAIYVVDIDAIKIEKFNEEKFDNYILILFNGIHYDVLIMNEFKTVFDKKNQPESDNVLTAALQLASNLKQTGYSFNTHKAQIKCNTCRMTFVGEREVARHAESTGHVDFGQNK; translated from the coding sequence atgaaattAAGAGTAGTCGGGCCAGGAATTAACCAGGTCGTTACTTTGAAGCAGGATGCAACAGTCAATGACCTCATTGAATATGTCGGTATAGATGTTAAGACGTTGAGGTTCGGATACCCCCCTCAAAGAATTAGTTTGCAAGAGGACGATGTTGCCCTAAGACAAACCCAGCTAGACGAGCTGGGAATTAACTCTGGTGAAAAAATCACATTAGAGCTTTCCCAAAGCAGTGAAAGTTTCAGTATGCCGCCACCACAACCAAAACCAAGGAGAGTGCTAAAAAGCACTGAAATGTCCATCGGTGGCAATGGGGAGGACGTTCTATCGGTCCATCCTGTTCCCGACGACAACTCATGTCTCTTCCATGCTATTGCCTACAATATCTTCAAACAAGATGACGTTCGTGCTCTTAGAGAGATGGTCTCGAAGGAGATTCTTAAGAACCCCAACAAATTTAATGACGCCATTTTGGATAAAGCTAACAAAGAATACGCGCAAtggatattgaaaatggagTCCTGGGGTGGGGCCATCGAGATCGGTATCATATCAGATGCACTTGCAGTAGCTATTTATGTAGTGGATATTGATGCCATCAAGATTGAAAAGTTCAACGAGGAGAAGTTCGACAACTATATCTTGATACTGTTCAATGGAATCCACTACGACGTCCTAATCATGAACGAATTCAAAACCGTCTTTGACAAGAAAAACCAACCAGAATCGGATAATGTTCTTACGGCAGCTTTGCAACTGGCCTCCAATTTAAAGCAAACTGGCTACTCTTTCAACACTCACAAGGCCCAAATCAAGTGCAACACCTGCAGAATGACTTTCGTGGGCGAGAGAGAAGTCGCTAGGCACGCTGAATCGACGGGACACGTTGATTTTGGACagaataaataa